The Dyadobacter sp. 676 DNA window TACCGGATTTGAAGCAGGCCTACATAGGATTCCAAAAACCGGATTTCTTCGTTCAAAGTAACCTCGGCCTTTCCGTTGTAAACAAGCATGTACCGGTAAATCGAAGCCAGTTCGTCGATGAATTTCAACGACTGCACCTGGTCCTGCTTGACGAGCGATTTAAGGGTAGTAAGCGAATTGAACAGGAAATGCGGGTTTAGCTGTTGTTTTAACGATTCATGCAGGGCGATCAGGTTTTCCCGCTTCAGGGTTTCGAGCTCCAATTCCACCCGGCGGCTTTTGGCGGACAGATCGTAAAAATATTTGATCAAAATGGTCAGACCGTTTAGCAGGCTGATCCTTAATATCAGGTAGAACCAGGCTTTCCGGGAATATATTAGGTCTCCTTTTACCTGCGAGAGCAGCAACCGGGATTCGTCGGCGAAACCGATGCCCACGAAAACAATAACCGCGAGCAGTGTGGAAAGCAAAATCCGTCGTAGCAGTTTACCGGTTTCTTTTTTGTTATTCCAAAGGCAGGAGAAGTCGACAAGGGCAAAGTTGATCACCCAGAAAGCAAAAATGCAGCAAAATGAAAACAGGAAACGGAACAACGCCTCCCTGCCCGTGGACACCGAAAACACGAAAATACCGGGCAGCACGGCCGCCAGCAGCGCGCCCGTTTTCAGTTGATATTTATTTACGAGTTCTGACATCACCAATTACTGACAAACCGGATATTACTACATGGAAAATGCAACGAACGATGCCAAACCGGCACTTCCGCAGGACCCTACCGCCTTGCATCTTCATTTTATCGAACTGATATTCAACGCTGCATCCTCCCAAGGTATAAAATTATGGCTGGAAAGTGGCTGGGCCATCGATGCCCGCCTCGGCCGAATCACCCGCGAACACGACGACATCGACATCGCCTACCCACAGGAGCATCACGACGCGTACGTGAAGCTGCTCACCGATCTGTGCTTCTCCGAATTCGAGCAACTCGATTACGGCTTTTTAATGAGGCAAAACGGCGTTCTGATCGACTCCGAGCCATGTGTAAAGACAGGTGCGGCATATGAACTGCCCGGTTTTCCTGCCGGATCGTGCCCTGCCGAGCCGGAGGGTTGGTTGAACGGAAAGCCGATCCGTTGCATTAGCTGGCAAGCGATGCATTTCGAGTTTATGGGTTACGAGCAGGAAATTCCCAAAACTCACTGGCGACCGAAAGATCACGAAAGCCTCAGACTGATCGAGCTACACCTGAACGACGCCTGAAGACTATTTCTTGCGCGCGGCCCGGATCAGCTCAACCGCTTTGCGCTCCGGGTCATCGGAAACCACATCCGGAATAACCCCCTTTCCCTCCCAGTTGGTTTGGGTGACGGGATTGACCGGGCTCGCAACGGAAATAGACATTCTTAGCCCGGCCGGCAAGTCGAAATACTCGTTTCGGTTGGCGCCACCCGCGCTAGCCCGGCCCACGATAACGGCCTTTTTGAAAGCTTGCAAGGTATAGGCGAAATACTCCGCCGCGGAAGCCGTCTTCTGGTCGATCAGAACATAGAGCGGCGTTCCGGTCCGCAGCTTCCCGTAAATCAGGTCGGAGGTGAATGTGACCTGGCTTCCGCCGTTGGACGATTTGGTGGTCGATAATTCGATGGGTTCTCCCTCAAAGTAGTGATTAAGAATGTACTCCATAATACCCGGGTAACCGCCGCCGTTTCCGCGAAGGTCGACGATCAGATTATCCGAGTTCTCGACCAGCTTCATGGCCGCCACAGCGGTTTGCATCGATCTTTTCGGATGCATGAATTCGGTGATCCTGATATATGCAATGTCGTCATCGAGGATTTCCACGCGCGTGAATCCATAG harbors:
- a CDS encoding aminoglycoside nucleotidyltransferase ANT(2'')-Ia, with the translated sequence MENATNDAKPALPQDPTALHLHFIELIFNAASSQGIKLWLESGWAIDARLGRITREHDDIDIAYPQEHHDAYVKLLTDLCFSEFEQLDYGFLMRQNGVLIDSEPCVKTGAAYELPGFPAGSCPAEPEGWLNGKPIRCISWQAMHFEFMGYEQEIPKTHWRPKDHESLRLIELHLNDA
- a CDS encoding S41 family peptidase, whose product is MKSILFMLIWAVLAPVAYAQMNTQQPEGGPGKMTASDIDAVVSAVAQLIETHYVDKAAGGRISSDFRKLSASGKYARLNDKAALSEELSKDLRKISNDGHLYVQGKKAVADNQNWEQIEKKAEKKYNYGFTRVEILDDDIAYIRITEFMHPKRSMQTAVAAMKLVENSDNLIVDLRGNGGGYPGIMEYILNHYFEGEPIELSTTKSSNGGSQVTFTSDLIYGKLRTGTPLYVLIDQKTASAAEYFAYTLQAFKKAVIVGRASAGGANRNEYFDLPAGLRMSISVASPVNPVTQTNWEGKGVIPDVVSDDPERKAVELIRAARKK
- a CDS encoding histidine kinase yields the protein MSELVNKYQLKTGALLAAVLPGIFVFSVSTGREALFRFLFSFCCIFAFWVINFALVDFSCLWNNKKETGKLLRRILLSTLLAVIVFVGIGFADESRLLLSQVKGDLIYSRKAWFYLILRISLLNGLTILIKYFYDLSAKSRRVELELETLKRENLIALHESLKQQLNPHFLFNSLTTLKSLVKQDQVQSLKFIDELASIYRYMLVYNGKAEVTLNEEIRFLESYVGLLQIRYGDAFAVDIQLPPSILGATLPPNTLQILIENVVKHNIFSRKRPLKVRIYEEAGLLIVENNLQFKKAHETSGVGLSNVNNRFGILKGKGIIVEKNDSLFKVSLPIAD